In Candidatus Neomarinimicrobiota bacterium, one DNA window encodes the following:
- the fucP gene encoding L-fucose:H+ symporter permease, translating into MNKSLSDSKQVVTKPYLIPFVLVGLLFPLWGFANDITNPMVAAFKNILLVSNFESALVQCAFYGGYCFMAIPAAIFIWRFNYKQAILMGLALYSIGCLMFIPSGKMMVFEAFLFSYFVMTCGLSFLETSANPYILSMGNEATATQRLNLAQAFNPLGSLMGMFIAKEFILARLNSTSEAGRWELAQNDPGLFTQIQQSDLNVIIGPYLMLGIVVAFVFVIFAITKLPGSRNENVDKLNLRPTLKRLFSNRLYLEGVVAQAFYVGAQIMCWTFIIHYGVNELGMTKAEAQSYNMIAMVIFVSSRFICTYLLKYINPGQLLMGLALGGGVFTLGTIFISGMMGLYSLVAVSACMSLMFPTIYGIALKGLGEDAKIGSAGLILAIGGGSLMPPLQGAIMDMSSFSMGELMLSSTRVSFCLPVICFLVIGFFGWNTARKLP; encoded by the coding sequence ATGAACAAGTCTTTATCTGATTCAAAGCAGGTCGTAACAAAACCGTATTTAATCCCATTTGTTCTTGTAGGATTACTTTTCCCCCTTTGGGGATTTGCCAATGATATTACCAATCCTATGGTAGCGGCATTTAAAAACATATTGTTAGTCAGTAATTTTGAAAGTGCCTTGGTACAATGTGCCTTCTATGGCGGATATTGTTTTATGGCAATCCCTGCCGCGATTTTCATCTGGCGATTTAATTATAAGCAGGCGATTCTAATGGGTTTGGCCCTTTATTCAATTGGATGTCTTATGTTTATACCCTCTGGAAAAATGATGGTTTTCGAGGCTTTCCTCTTCTCATATTTTGTCATGACTTGTGGCTTATCATTTTTAGAAACGAGCGCAAACCCCTACATCCTGTCTATGGGCAATGAAGCCACTGCTACACAAAGATTGAACCTTGCCCAGGCCTTTAATCCTTTGGGATCTTTGATGGGAATGTTTATTGCCAAAGAATTTATTTTGGCTCGATTAAATTCTACTTCGGAAGCGGGGAGGTGGGAATTAGCGCAAAATGATCCCGGTTTATTTACCCAAATTCAACAAAGTGACCTGAATGTGATTATTGGACCTTACTTGATGTTGGGGATTGTTGTCGCTTTTGTCTTTGTCATTTTCGCTATTACAAAATTGCCAGGTTCAAGAAATGAGAATGTGGACAAACTCAATCTCAGACCAACGCTGAAACGCTTATTTTCTAACAGGCTTTATTTAGAAGGGGTAGTTGCTCAGGCTTTTTACGTCGGGGCTCAAATCATGTGTTGGACATTTATAATTCATTACGGTGTGAATGAACTTGGAATGACCAAGGCAGAGGCGCAATCGTATAACATGATTGCCATGGTCATTTTTGTCAGCAGCCGGTTTATTTGTACTTACCTTTTAAAATATATAAACCCCGGGCAATTATTAATGGGCCTGGCCTTGGGCGGCGGGGTGTTTACTTTAGGCACCATATTTATTTCTGGCATGATGGGGTTATATTCATTAGTTGCTGTTTCGGCCTGCATGTCCTTGATGTTTCCAACCATATACGGCATCGCCCTCAAAGGATTAGGGGAGGATGCTAAAATTGGTTCTGCAGGATTAATTCTGGCCATCGGCGGCGGTTCTCTTATGCCGCCTCTGCAAGGGGCTATTATGGATATGTCATCCTTTTCCATGGGGGAATTAATGTTGTCCAGTACCCGGGTCAGCTTTTGTTTACCTGTTATTTGTTTTCTAGTTATAGGATTTTTCGGCTGGAATACGGCCAGGAAACTACCGTAA
- the fucU gene encoding L-fucose mutarotase produces the protein MLKGISPFVSPDLLHTLHRMGHGDEIVLADAHFPGDSLNDNILRADGVKIQDLLMGILPLLEIDDYVDDPIVMMGAVSGDTLDPTVEEAYLIPIKKYVSGAPAIKRIDRFTFYERAKNAFAIVVSGELAKYGNIILKKGVTPV, from the coding sequence ATGCTAAAAGGTATATCACCATTCGTTTCACCGGATTTGCTTCACACTCTTCACCGGATGGGCCATGGGGATGAAATCGTTTTGGCTGACGCACATTTCCCGGGTGATTCATTAAATGACAATATCTTGAGGGCCGATGGCGTGAAAATTCAGGACTTATTAATGGGCATCCTACCATTGTTAGAAATTGATGATTATGTGGATGACCCAATTGTCATGATGGGAGCGGTTTCAGGTGATACGCTGGATCCGACTGTGGAGGAAGCTTATTTAATCCCGATAAAAAAGTATGTCTCTGGAGCACCGGCCATAAAACGTATTGACCGCTTTACTTTTTATGAGCGAGCCAAAAATGCATTTGCCATTGTTGTCTCGGGAGAATTGGCGAAATACGGCAATATTATTCTCAAGAAAGGGGTAACACCGGTATAA
- a CDS encoding mandelate racemase/muconate lactonizing enzyme domain-containing protein → MSVTHITAINPRDLRVPTSDELLGSDPFHKKPDYSAVLTTIKSSSGKSGVSVVFTIGAGNDWITYGIKQLTPLVQSITLDSFKENPGELYQTILNHHQLRWLGDGVYRMAMGGVLNAMWDLWAKDEEKPLWKLLVDLSPDKVIDCIDWRHLEDALSKQEAREILEKNQSQKTSAEKKLLETGVKAYSTAGWLGLSDQQILEKINQMKSDGFDSFKLKIGQDLEFDKARFQFIREAIGPDSNLMLDANQFWGVDETIAYMRELAHFDITWIEEPTSRDDVLGFDKISKALNPLGIHVAAGEQIQSPVIFKQMLSSSAIQYAQIDACRIGGVNDVMAVILLAAKYNVPVCPHGGGIGLCNMIRHFAIWDQICVAGHSNTQLVEYIDFLQEDVFENPVEISNGAYVLPSNPGWGLEMDHEFIENHIYPNGSVWKDRQENSGVTFLAN, encoded by the coding sequence ATGAGCGTTACTCACATTACTGCTATAAACCCCCGAGATCTTCGCGTTCCAACCTCCGACGAATTATTGGGTTCGGATCCTTTTCATAAAAAACCAGATTATTCAGCCGTTTTAACCACCATAAAAAGTAGTTCGGGTAAGAGCGGTGTATCGGTTGTGTTTACCATTGGTGCCGGCAATGATTGGATCACTTATGGCATAAAACAGTTAACCCCTCTGGTCCAGAGTATAACCCTCGATAGCTTTAAGGAGAATCCGGGAGAACTATATCAAACAATCCTTAATCACCACCAACTCCGGTGGCTGGGGGACGGTGTGTACAGGATGGCGATGGGTGGTGTGTTAAATGCCATGTGGGATCTATGGGCCAAGGATGAGGAGAAACCCTTATGGAAATTGCTGGTTGACTTGTCGCCTGATAAGGTGATCGATTGCATTGATTGGCGTCACTTGGAGGATGCATTATCCAAACAGGAAGCCCGGGAAATACTGGAAAAGAATCAATCGCAGAAGACCAGTGCTGAAAAAAAACTTTTAGAGACTGGTGTTAAAGCCTATTCGACTGCCGGGTGGTTGGGGCTTTCCGATCAACAAATCCTCGAGAAAATAAATCAAATGAAAAGCGATGGTTTTGATTCTTTTAAACTCAAAATTGGCCAGGATTTAGAATTTGATAAAGCCAGATTCCAATTTATAAGAGAAGCGATTGGACCCGATTCAAACCTGATGCTGGATGCCAATCAATTCTGGGGTGTAGATGAAACTATTGCTTATATGCGTGAACTGGCTCATTTTGATATTACCTGGATCGAAGAACCCACCAGTCGAGATGATGTATTGGGTTTTGATAAAATTTCAAAAGCGCTCAATCCACTGGGGATTCACGTCGCAGCGGGAGAACAAATTCAATCTCCCGTCATTTTCAAGCAGATGCTCAGCAGCAGTGCAATACAATATGCACAAATTGATGCCTGTCGCATTGGAGGTGTAAACGATGTGATGGCAGTCATTCTCTTGGCAGCAAAATACAATGTGCCGGTTTGTCCACATGGCGGTGGTATTGGCTTATGTAATATGATCCGTCATTTTGCAATTTGGGACCAAATTTGTGTCGCCGGTCACTCTAACACCCAGTTAGTCGAATATATTGATTTTTTACAGGAAGATGTTTTTGAAAATCCGGTTGAAATATCTAACGGTGCCTATGTATTACCATCAAACCCGGGCTGGGGTTTAGAAATGGATCATGAATTCATTGAGAATCATATTTATCCAAATGGATCGGTCTGGAAAGACAGGCAGGAAAACAGTGGTGTCACATTTTTGGCAAACTAA
- a CDS encoding glucose 1-dehydrogenase, translating into MRQFDLSGKHAVITGGNSGIGNSIARTLAENGACVHILDLVEEQGKSVIQALEAEKYKATFHICDVSKQKNVMTVFQIIAKDHPIDILVNNAGIANIGNAENTSEKDFDQVYAVNVKGIYNCLHACIPIMKSNGGGVILNLASIAASVGLPDRFAYSMSKGAVVSMTLSVAKDYLSDNIRCNSISPARIHTPFVDGFLKKNYPGKEEEMFKKLEKTQPIGRMGRPEEVASLALFLCSNEAAFITGVDYPIDGGSINLNT; encoded by the coding sequence TTGCGTCAATTTGATCTTTCAGGAAAACACGCGGTAATTACCGGTGGAAACAGCGGTATTGGAAACAGTATTGCAAGGACCTTAGCCGAAAATGGTGCCTGTGTTCATATTTTGGATCTGGTAGAAGAGCAAGGGAAATCGGTCATCCAAGCACTTGAAGCAGAAAAGTACAAAGCAACTTTTCATATCTGCGATGTAAGTAAACAGAAAAATGTAATGACAGTGTTTCAGATTATCGCCAAAGATCACCCAATTGATATCCTGGTGAATAATGCGGGTATTGCCAATATCGGCAATGCGGAGAATACTTCAGAAAAAGACTTTGACCAAGTTTACGCTGTGAATGTGAAAGGTATTTATAATTGTTTGCATGCCTGTATACCCATCATGAAATCAAATGGCGGTGGTGTAATCCTCAATCTGGCATCGATTGCGGCTTCGGTGGGGCTTCCTGACCGCTTTGCTTATTCCATGAGTAAGGGTGCTGTGGTGAGCATGACATTATCGGTGGCAAAGGATTATCTTTCCGATAATATCCGATGCAATAGTATTTCACCGGCGAGAATTCATACCCCTTTTGTTGATGGGTTCTTGAAAAAGAATTATCCAGGAAAAGAGGAAGAAATGTTTAAAAAGCTAGAAAAAACTCAGCCCATCGGCCGAATGGGTCGACCGGAAGAAGTTGCCAGCCTCGCACTTTTTCTTTGTTCAAACGAAGCAGCTTTCATTACAGGCGTTGATTATCCTATTGATGGTGGATCTATTAACCTAAATACATAA
- a CDS encoding amidohydrolase, whose product MKIDSHQHFWHYDPVQYDWIDGRMARLKNDFLPPQLGRLLKNNAFDGCVAVQARQTEEETTFLLNLADQFDFIKGVVGWVDLCNSNVKETLAHFSQSKKLCGIRHVIQDEQDDHFMLRDDFQQGISTLAAFDLAFDILIYPNHLEPAWKLVHDFPNQRFVIDHISKPFIKERKIDSWLADIQRMAELPNVCCKVSGMVTEASWDSWHPSDFTPYLDVVFESFGVDRIMVGSDWPVCLLAGSYNEVIGIVTNYISSLKPDAKQEILGLNARDFYKLK is encoded by the coding sequence ATGAAAATTGATTCCCATCAGCATTTTTGGCACTATGACCCTGTTCAATATGATTGGATTGATGGACGTATGGCGCGACTAAAGAATGATTTTCTTCCACCGCAATTAGGACGCTTACTGAAAAACAACGCGTTTGATGGATGTGTTGCTGTCCAGGCGCGACAAACAGAAGAAGAAACAACATTCTTGTTAAATCTGGCCGATCAGTTTGATTTTATTAAAGGTGTGGTCGGGTGGGTAGATTTGTGTAACTCGAATGTGAAAGAAACGTTGGCCCATTTTTCCCAATCAAAAAAACTGTGCGGGATCCGACATGTCATCCAGGATGAGCAGGATGACCATTTCATGCTCAGAGATGATTTTCAGCAGGGAATAAGTACATTGGCAGCCTTTGATCTGGCTTTCGATATTTTGATTTATCCCAACCACCTTGAGCCAGCATGGAAACTAGTGCACGATTTCCCAAACCAGCGTTTTGTCATTGACCATATTTCGAAACCATTCATCAAGGAAAGAAAGATTGATTCTTGGCTAGCTGATATACAACGAATGGCCGAATTACCCAATGTATGTTGCAAAGTTTCAGGCATGGTCACTGAAGCCTCATGGGATAGTTGGCATCCCTCTGATTTTACGCCTTATCTGGATGTGGTGTTTGAAAGTTTCGGTGTCGATAGGATTATGGTAGGCTCTGATTGGCCAGTTTGTCTCTTAGCCGGTAGTTATAATGAGGTAATAGGGATTGTAACTAATTATATTTCTAGTCTTAAGCCGGATGCTAAACAAGAAATTTTGGGTTTGAATGCCCGTGATTTCTATAAATTGAAATGA
- a CDS encoding SDR family oxidoreductase has product MDLKIENKIIIITGGAKGIGEAITRCVAAEGGISVIIGRSKKTGENLQKELNNEGHEALALFYELGPAENCEAAVSQVVDKYGQIDALVNNAGVNDGVGLENGNPEKFLGSMGNNLFHYYYMAHYCLPALKKSQGSILNVSSKTAVTGQGNTAGYAASKGAHLALTREWAVELLKYNIRVNAIVPAEVMTPLYKKWLDTFDDPDTKRREIEKNIPLGNRMTTAEEIADMAVFLISERASHITGQHIFVDGGYVHLDRSLSVLGG; this is encoded by the coding sequence ATAGATCTAAAAATAGAAAATAAAATCATTATCATTACCGGCGGGGCCAAAGGTATTGGTGAAGCAATTACCCGCTGTGTGGCTGCCGAAGGAGGTATCTCGGTTATTATCGGACGATCCAAAAAAACGGGAGAAAACCTACAAAAAGAATTGAATAATGAGGGTCATGAAGCTTTGGCGTTATTTTACGAGCTGGGGCCGGCTGAAAATTGTGAAGCTGCCGTCTCCCAGGTGGTGGATAAATATGGACAAATTGATGCTTTAGTTAATAATGCTGGGGTCAACGATGGGGTTGGTTTAGAAAATGGTAACCCCGAAAAATTCCTGGGTTCCATGGGAAATAATCTCTTTCACTATTATTATATGGCCCATTATTGCCTTCCGGCACTCAAAAAATCTCAGGGAAGCATTCTTAATGTGAGTTCCAAAACGGCTGTTACCGGCCAAGGGAATACGGCTGGGTATGCCGCTTCTAAAGGCGCCCATTTAGCATTGACCAGGGAATGGGCAGTCGAACTATTAAAATATAATATCCGCGTAAATGCAATCGTCCCAGCAGAAGTGATGACCCCGCTTTATAAAAAATGGTTAGATACATTTGATGATCCTGACACAAAGCGAAGGGAGATTGAAAAAAATATTCCCCTGGGTAACCGAATGACAACCGCAGAAGAAATTGCGGATATGGCCGTATTCCTGATTTCTGAACGTGCTTCACACATCACGGGTCAGCATATTTTTGTCGATGGCGGATATGTTCATTTGGATCGTTCTCTTTCTGTATTAGGGGGATAA
- a CDS encoding DUF4976 domain-containing protein, whose protein sequence is MKFIFNRIVVTSIGLCLLSCSKELTPPNIIFIMSDDHSERAISAYGSKLIETPHIDRIAKEGIRFNNSFVTNSICAPSRAVLLTGKYSHLNGVLDNNQVFDGSQATFPKYLRSAGYETSMIGKWHLKSEPTGFDHWKILKGQGEYYNPLIIDESGEKNITGYVTNVITDLAIETLENRDTSKPFAMLMHHKAPHRNWMPDLKYLGFFKGRIFPLPDTFYDDYSTRSIAAEKSDMRIDDMFLTWDMKLNPEDIERETGSGGSGQISGMIRDSYREWMNAEQQIVWEAYYDSISADFRKSDLSGKALLEWKYQRYMEDYLGVILSVDESVGRILDYLDEKGLTKNTVVIYTSDQGFYLGEHGWFDKRFMYEESLSMPLLMRYPKEIKPGQVSNDIVLNLDFAPTFLDYAGAQIPNEMQGESLRALARSGQPENWRKAMYYHYYEYPHGWHFVKRHYGVRTDQYKLIHFYEDIDEWEFYDLKVDPNEINNIFGNPAYAEIIENSRQQLLELRQEVGDTNSVMTK, encoded by the coding sequence ATGAAATTCATATTTAACAGAATTGTAGTTACCTCCATTGGCTTATGTTTATTGTCCTGTAGTAAAGAGTTAACTCCCCCGAATATCATTTTCATTATGAGTGATGATCATTCCGAAAGAGCTATAAGTGCCTATGGAAGCAAGTTGATTGAGACACCTCACATAGATCGTATTGCAAAGGAAGGGATCCGCTTTAATAACAGTTTTGTAACAAATTCTATTTGTGCTCCAAGCCGAGCTGTTTTGCTTACGGGAAAATACAGTCACCTGAATGGTGTCTTAGATAACAATCAAGTGTTTGATGGCTCTCAGGCAACCTTTCCCAAGTATTTACGGTCAGCCGGGTACGAAACTTCCATGATTGGTAAGTGGCATCTTAAGAGCGAACCTACCGGATTTGACCATTGGAAGATCCTCAAGGGTCAGGGTGAATATTATAATCCATTGATAATAGATGAATCGGGTGAAAAAAACATTACCGGGTATGTAACGAATGTAATAACTGATCTTGCAATAGAAACATTGGAAAACAGGGATACCAGCAAACCTTTTGCCATGCTCATGCATCACAAGGCTCCTCACCGAAACTGGATGCCAGATCTCAAGTACTTGGGTTTTTTCAAAGGCAGAATATTCCCTCTTCCAGATACGTTTTATGATGATTATTCAACCCGATCCATCGCTGCTGAAAAGTCGGATATGAGAATTGATGACATGTTTCTGACATGGGATATGAAATTGAACCCTGAAGACATTGAGCGGGAAACAGGCAGTGGCGGCAGTGGTCAGATATCTGGAATGATACGGGACTCCTACCGCGAGTGGATGAACGCTGAACAGCAGATTGTGTGGGAAGCGTATTATGATTCAATCAGTGCCGATTTTCGCAAATCAGATTTGTCAGGGAAAGCACTGTTGGAATGGAAGTATCAACGATACATGGAAGACTATCTCGGTGTTATCCTGTCCGTGGATGAGAGTGTTGGAAGAATCCTGGATTATTTAGACGAAAAGGGTTTGACAAAAAATACAGTTGTCATCTATACTTCTGACCAAGGTTTTTATCTTGGGGAACATGGTTGGTTTGACAAGAGATTCATGTATGAGGAGTCGCTCAGTATGCCTTTGTTAATGCGATATCCAAAGGAAATCAAACCGGGGCAGGTTTCCAATGATATTGTCCTCAATCTTGATTTTGCACCTACTTTTCTTGATTACGCTGGCGCTCAAATACCCAACGAAATGCAAGGTGAATCTCTTAGAGCATTGGCTCGGAGTGGACAGCCTGAAAATTGGCGAAAAGCGATGTATTACCACTATTATGAGTATCCTCATGGCTGGCATTTTGTGAAGAGGCACTATGGTGTTAGGACAGACCAATACAAGCTCATTCACTTTTATGAGGATATTGACGAATGGGAATTCTACGATTTAAAAGTGGACCCCAACGAGATTAATAATATTTTTGGTAACCCTGCTTATGCTGAAATCATCGAAAACTCCAGACAGCAACTTCTGGAACTCCGGCAAGAAGTTGGGGATACCAATTCAGTTATGACAAAATAG
- a CDS encoding N-acetylgalactosamine-6-sulfatase, which produces MSLNRKSFSFLPFLILTTLCLSSCDKHEIRPNIIYILADDLGYGELGAYGQEIIETPHIDALAKTGMRFTQHYSGSPVCAPSRSVLMTGQHTGHTHIRGNDEWKDRGEVWDYAAMFENPFLEGQRPLLDSIMTVAEILKEAGYRTGSVGKWGLGAPTTEGVPNKQGFDFFYGYNCQRQAHTYYPMHLWRNEERDLLNNKMVPPHSNLSEGVDPNNPASYDDFTLNDYAPELMHKEALKFMDTNKDHPFFLYYASTIPHLPLQAPQRWVDYYQKKLGQEEPFTGESYFPNLTPRATYAAMISYLDEQVGDIVVQLKDLGIYDNTLIIFTSDNGPTYTGGADTPFFDSAKPFKTERGWAKGFLHEGGIRVPMIASWPGRITPGTTSNHLSAFYDVMPTLCEVVGQPIPGQSDGISFLPALLNKPQAEEHEYLYWEFPEYNGQQAVRMGKWKGMRKNIFDGNLEIELYDLETDIQEQFNIAARHHDVVEKIETIMKREHVPSTLDRFKISQLGDK; this is translated from the coding sequence ATGAGCCTCAACCGGAAATCCTTCAGCTTTCTCCCTTTTCTGATCCTAACCACACTTTGTCTTTCCTCTTGTGACAAGCACGAAATTCGGCCCAACATCATTTATATTCTTGCCGATGACTTGGGTTATGGAGAATTAGGTGCGTATGGACAAGAAATAATTGAAACGCCTCATATTGATGCCTTGGCAAAAACTGGGATGCGTTTTACACAGCATTATTCTGGTTCTCCAGTTTGTGCACCCTCCAGATCGGTGCTTATGACCGGCCAGCACACTGGACATACCCATATACGTGGAAATGATGAGTGGAAGGACAGAGGTGAGGTTTGGGACTACGCCGCCATGTTTGAAAACCCTTTTTTGGAAGGGCAACGACCCCTACTGGATAGTATAATGACCGTTGCGGAAATACTTAAGGAAGCGGGGTATCGAACGGGAAGCGTAGGGAAATGGGGTTTGGGCGCCCCAACCACAGAGGGTGTACCCAACAAACAGGGTTTTGACTTCTTTTATGGGTACAACTGTCAGCGTCAGGCACACACGTACTATCCCATGCATCTATGGAGGAATGAGGAAAGGGATCTGTTAAACAATAAAATGGTGCCACCTCATTCTAACCTCTCAGAGGGAGTTGATCCCAATAACCCTGCCAGCTATGACGACTTTACACTAAATGATTATGCACCGGAACTGATGCATAAAGAAGCGCTCAAATTTATGGATACAAATAAAGATCACCCCTTCTTTCTTTATTATGCTTCAACTATTCCACATCTTCCACTCCAAGCACCTCAACGATGGGTAGACTATTATCAGAAAAAATTGGGTCAGGAAGAACCTTTTACGGGTGAAAGTTATTTTCCGAATTTGACTCCACGAGCTACCTATGCAGCCATGATTTCTTATCTGGATGAACAGGTAGGAGATATTGTAGTTCAACTGAAGGACCTGGGTATATATGACAATACTTTAATTATTTTTACCAGTGACAACGGTCCCACTTATACCGGAGGTGCGGACACACCATTTTTTGATAGTGCCAAGCCTTTCAAGACAGAACGGGGTTGGGCTAAAGGGTTTTTGCACGAAGGCGGGATTCGAGTTCCTATGATCGCCAGTTGGCCAGGCCGCATCACCCCTGGAACCACCTCAAACCACCTATCTGCCTTTTATGATGTAATGCCCACTTTGTGTGAGGTAGTTGGCCAGCCCATACCCGGCCAATCTGATGGCATCAGCTTTTTACCTGCATTGCTGAACAAGCCTCAGGCGGAGGAACATGAATATCTTTATTGGGAGTTTCCTGAGTATAATGGGCAGCAGGCGGTCCGTATGGGAAAATGGAAAGGAATGCGAAAGAATATTTTTGACGGTAACCTGGAAATTGAACTGTATGATTTAGAAACTGATATTCAGGAACAGTTCAACATAGCAGCCAGGCATCACGATGTTGTTGAAAAGATTGAAACAATCATGAAGCGGGAGCATGTTCCATCCACTTTGGATCGCTTCAAGATTTCTCAACTAGGGGATAAATAG
- a CDS encoding amidohydrolase, with product MRIRKLPLLILTIVFVGTTFSCEKDSRYADLILLNGNVYTFSWPDPDRDGNPARRAPFENGRWYADAEAVAIKGGDILFVGSADQLKRFTGVNTRLIDLQGATVLPGLVDSHTHVAGLGARLTRVDLFGVETEEEAIRLVAERAAETPAGEWIIGWGWNEGAWASNYPTLELLSKEIPNHPVILKSLHGFAIWGNQLAFEKSGITSETEPPVGGIILKDEQGNPSGVVLNRATALLNNAVPPPTIQQTRDLLKEGLQEMARSGFVMVHEAGCGTDQMTAMEEMERDGDLLVRVYAMLSARDEALMRHWIDRGPDKDLDGMLMTRSVKGYYDGALGSRGARLLEDYSDKPGHRGVSGEGYGFDESIVEEAMKVGFQVGVHAIGDAGIRETLDFFQSVFSESPKSLRGRHRIEHAQIIHPDDFERFADMNIIASMQPPHAVEDKLWAEDRLGPDRIKGGYAWRTLRKVGVRLVFDSDLTGSDHDIFYGLHAAMTRRDKFIQPPAGWYPDQNMSPEEALRGYTVWAAYAAFLDNVTGTLEKGKWADITVLNIDPLNVGLTEPAKLFDGDVLMTIVNGAVIYEK from the coding sequence ATGAGAATCAGAAAACTTCCCCTTTTGATTTTGACGATTGTGTTTGTCGGAACGACGTTCTCATGTGAGAAAGACAGTCGCTACGCTGACTTGATTCTTCTAAACGGTAATGTCTACACTTTTTCTTGGCCCGATCCTGACAGGGATGGTAATCCCGCCCGCAGGGCTCCATTCGAAAACGGTCGTTGGTATGCGGACGCTGAAGCTGTTGCAATAAAGGGTGGCGACATTCTATTTGTCGGGTCAGCTGACCAGTTGAAAAGATTCACGGGTGTGAACACACGTTTGATTGACCTCCAAGGTGCTACAGTACTTCCTGGCCTTGTTGATTCTCACACCCATGTAGCTGGACTGGGGGCTCGTCTAACACGAGTTGACTTATTTGGTGTTGAGACGGAAGAGGAAGCTATCCGTTTAGTCGCTGAACGGGCGGCTGAAACACCAGCCGGTGAATGGATCATTGGTTGGGGATGGAATGAAGGTGCCTGGGCTTCGAACTATCCTACCTTGGAACTGCTATCCAAGGAAATTCCAAACCATCCTGTAATCCTAAAGAGTTTGCACGGTTTTGCCATTTGGGGAAATCAACTGGCATTCGAAAAGTCAGGGATCACCTCTGAGACTGAACCACCTGTCGGAGGGATAATTTTGAAGGATGAGCAGGGAAATCCTTCAGGTGTTGTTCTCAATCGGGCCACGGCTCTACTCAATAATGCTGTTCCCCCGCCTACCATTCAACAGACAAGGGATTTGTTGAAGGAAGGATTACAGGAAATGGCCCGTTCAGGATTTGTGATGGTTCACGAAGCTGGCTGCGGTACGGATCAGATGACCGCAATGGAAGAAATGGAAAGAGACGGTGATCTTTTAGTACGGGTTTACGCCATGCTCTCGGCCAGAGATGAAGCTCTAATGCGACACTGGATTGACCGAGGTCCTGATAAGGATTTGGATGGAATGCTAATGACCCGTTCGGTAAAAGGTTATTACGACGGAGCTCTCGGATCCCGAGGGGCTCGCCTTTTAGAAGATTATTCTGATAAGCCCGGACATAGGGGTGTAAGTGGAGAGGGATATGGGTTTGATGAATCTATTGTGGAAGAGGCTATGAAGGTTGGATTTCAGGTTGGGGTTCATGCGATTGGGGATGCGGGTATCAGAGAAACACTTGATTTTTTCCAGTCTGTTTTTAGTGAGTCACCAAAAAGCCTCCGCGGTCGCCACCGCATAGAACACGCACAGATCATCCATCCAGATGATTTCGAAAGATTCGCCGATATGAACATCATCGCCTCTATGCAACCTCCCCATGCTGTAGAGGATAAACTTTGGGCAGAAGACCGTCTTGGGCCCGACAGAATTAAAGGTGGTTATGCCTGGAGAACACTTCGGAAAGTAGGTGTCAGGCTCGTTTTTGACTCCGATCTGACCGGATCAGATCATGACATTTTCTACGGACTGCATGCAGCCATGACCCGTCGCGATAAGTTTATCCAACCACCAGCTGGATGGTATCCCGATCAGAATATGTCCCCCGAAGAAGCCTTGCGGGGCTATACGGTGTGGGCAGCCTACGCTGCTTTTCTGGATAATGTAACGGGTACTCTCGAAAAGGGGAAGTGGGCTGATATCACAGTACTGAACATTGATCCTCTGAATGTGGGATTAACTGAACCGGCTAAGCTATTTGATGGGGACGTTCTGATGACCATTGTGAACGGGGCTGTGATTTACGAAAAATAA